A region of Veillonellaceae bacterium DNA encodes the following proteins:
- the hpt gene encoding hypoxanthine phosphoribosyltransferase — translation MKHDIKTVLITREQIAKRVREMGQQITKDYAGKEIVLVGILKGAMPFLCDLMREIDLPVILDTMVVSSYGDATTSSGLVKIKKDLDSDIRGRHVIVVEDIIDTGITMAALLPILEKRGAASVELAIFLDKKERREKEVNVKYIGYEIPDKFIVGYGCDYAQKYRNLPEICELDNKVFAQAK, via the coding sequence TTGAAACATGATATCAAAACCGTATTGATTACAAGAGAACAGATCGCAAAGAGGGTTCGCGAAATGGGCCAGCAGATCACAAAAGATTATGCAGGCAAGGAAATCGTCCTCGTTGGGATTCTGAAAGGTGCCATGCCTTTCCTCTGTGACCTGATGCGTGAAATCGACCTTCCGGTCATTCTGGATACCATGGTCGTTTCCAGTTATGGAGATGCAACCACATCTTCCGGCCTGGTCAAGATCAAGAAAGATCTGGACAGCGATATCCGCGGACGCCATGTCATCGTCGTAGAAGACATCATTGACACCGGCATCACGATGGCAGCTCTCCTTCCGATCCTGGAAAAGAGAGGCGCTGCTTCCGTAGAACTCGCTATTTTCCTCGACAAGAAGGAAAGACGTGAAAAGGAAGTCAATGTCAAGTACATCGGCTATGAAATCCCTGACAAATTCATCGTCGGATACGGATGCGACTATGCACAGAAGTATAGAAACCTTCCGGAAATCTGTGAACTGGACAATAAGGTCTTCGCGCAGGCGAAAT
- the tilS gene encoding tRNA lysidine(34) synthetase TilS → MMDRQWMGRMLSYAHKEKLWRRGSRILAAVSGGPDSLGLLLFLDSIREKEGIEVGCCCVDHHLRKESGEEADYVGKICLERKIPFYRRDVDVKGAQKGGESIETIARDLRYKALRDVKEKESYDVIATAHHADDQAETVLFHFLRGSGAKGLSGISPKRDDLIRPFLCARKREIADFLKDFPYEPCHDPTNDIPDVTRNKLRLLLIPELLSYNPNLVETLSRTSGILREEDHFLEEEAEKAAKRIVKGEEGSCLYCDREIYRNLPTAIARRVTAGLMIRAGAKEPDFEGLERVRDLLLNGKTGAKTDEAGVTVELSSNGFFVYAGDTRHEDKPDAWNLLQIIYKTICPKWVDNIHKTDIIGNNDTENCQKLGRWFMETRLLDKAPLHLEKYQYLLDADKVGTIRLRFPQKGDRIAPSGMAGTKDIGRLLQAKKVPKEARNLWPLAADEDHVYWAGFLRGSRYGRPSPDTRKFLLLTLSWIEGD, encoded by the coding sequence ATGATGGACAGGCAGTGGATGGGGCGCATGCTCTCCTATGCCCATAAGGAAAAGCTCTGGAGAAGGGGAAGCCGTATCCTGGCCGCTGTATCAGGCGGTCCGGACTCTCTGGGGCTTCTTCTTTTTCTCGATTCCATCCGTGAGAAGGAAGGCATAGAGGTAGGATGCTGCTGCGTAGATCACCATCTCCGCAAAGAATCAGGAGAAGAAGCGGACTATGTCGGGAAGATCTGCCTTGAAAGGAAGATTCCCTTCTACAGGAGAGATGTCGACGTTAAAGGCGCGCAGAAGGGCGGAGAATCCATCGAGACAATCGCAAGGGATTTGAGATACAAGGCACTCCGTGATGTAAAAGAAAAGGAAAGTTACGATGTCATTGCGACGGCTCATCACGCAGATGACCAGGCAGAAACCGTTCTTTTCCATTTCCTTCGCGGAAGCGGCGCCAAGGGACTTTCGGGCATCAGCCCCAAAAGGGATGACCTCATCCGTCCGTTCCTCTGCGCAAGGAAAAGGGAAATCGCTGATTTCCTCAAAGATTTCCCTTATGAGCCATGCCATGATCCGACAAATGACATACCCGACGTCACAAGGAACAAGCTCAGGCTTCTTCTGATTCCCGAGCTTCTTTCCTACAATCCGAATCTGGTGGAAACACTTTCACGCACCTCCGGCATTCTTCGAGAGGAAGATCATTTCCTTGAAGAAGAAGCAGAAAAGGCAGCAAAAAGGATTGTCAAAGGAGAAGAAGGAAGCTGTCTTTACTGCGACAGGGAGATTTACAGGAACCTTCCCACTGCCATTGCAAGAAGGGTGACTGCCGGATTGATGATCAGAGCCGGCGCTAAAGAGCCTGATTTTGAAGGACTTGAAAGGGTAAGAGATCTTCTCCTTAACGGAAAAACAGGCGCAAAAACGGATGAAGCGGGCGTGACTGTTGAGCTTTCGTCAAATGGATTTTTCGTTTATGCCGGGGATACAAGACATGAAGATAAACCGGATGCATGGAATCTGTTACAAATAATTTATAAAACGATATGCCCTAAATGGGTAGATAATATTCACAAGACTGATATAATAGGAAACAACGATACAGAAAACTGCCAGAAGCTGGGCCGCTGGTTCATGGAAACCAGGCTGCTTGACAAGGCGCCTCTGCATCTTGAAAAATACCAGTATCTTCTCGATGCGGACAAGGTCGGTACCATCCGCCTCAGATTCCCGCAAAAGGGTGACCGCATCGCACCTTCCGGAATGGCAGGGACAAAGGATATCGGGAGACTTCTCCAGGCGAAGAAAGTGCCGAAGGAAGCAAGAAATCTGTGGCCGCTGGCCGCTGATGAAGATCACGTGTACTGGGCCGGATTCCTGCGGGGAAGCCGCTACGGAAGACCATCGCCTGATACAAGGAAATTTTTATTATTAACACTAAGCTGGATAGAAGGAGACTAA
- a CDS encoding Ppx/GppA family phosphatase — MRAIIDIGTNSVRLLLAEKDDKDEWKVLKKDLRSSRLGEGMTDTACIGQGARERTLQAVEGFVKEAKEAGADEIFAYGTSIMRDAGNGPDFAKLVEETTGVKVRILSGTEEAYYSYIGAAGTPGVLTAVVDIGGGSTEICMGFGTDVGMRHSFQLGCVRCSKQFDTTTARGLSMLKKHCFELFRTTDLMEYIRNVKRWISVGGTVTSLAAMIQKLDVYDSEKVQDFVIRQENVTEALKKLSAMSYDERCRTKGLMPERADIIVAGIAILDSLMEYLALSEITVSDRDLSEGLLDADVLVPNEPK, encoded by the coding sequence ATGCGTGCGATTATCGATATCGGAACCAATTCGGTTCGTCTTTTGCTGGCAGAGAAAGATGACAAAGACGAATGGAAGGTTTTGAAAAAGGATCTGAGAAGCAGCCGTCTCGGGGAAGGGATGACTGATACAGCCTGTATCGGACAGGGCGCAAGAGAAAGAACCCTCCAGGCCGTGGAGGGATTTGTAAAGGAAGCAAAAGAAGCAGGCGCTGATGAAATCTTCGCCTACGGCACTTCCATCATGAGAGATGCTGGAAACGGGCCGGATTTCGCAAAGCTTGTCGAAGAGACGACAGGCGTCAAAGTCCGCATCCTGTCAGGCACCGAAGAAGCTTACTACAGCTATATCGGCGCAGCCGGCACACCCGGCGTGCTGACGGCTGTCGTTGATATCGGCGGCGGATCTACGGAGATCTGCATGGGATTCGGCACGGACGTCGGCATGCGCCACAGCTTCCAGCTCGGATGCGTGCGCTGCTCCAAGCAGTTCGACACGACGACGGCAAGAGGCCTCAGCATGCTGAAGAAGCACTGCTTCGAACTTTTCCGTACAACGGACCTCATGGAATACATCAGAAACGTCAAACGCTGGATCAGCGTAGGCGGCACAGTGACTTCGCTGGCAGCCATGATCCAGAAGCTCGATGTGTATGATTCTGAAAAAGTACAAGATTTCGTCATTCGTCAGGAAAATGTGACGGAAGCCCTGAAGAAACTCAGCGCCATGTCCTATGACGAACGCTGCCGCACAAAGGGCCTGATGCCTGAAAGAGCGGATATCATCGTGGCAGGGATTGCCATCCTGGACAGCCTCATGGAATACCTTGCGCTGTCTGAGATTACTGTAAGCGACAGGGATTTGTCGGAAGGGCTTCTGGATGCCGACGTCCTTGTTCCGAATGAACCGAAATGA
- a CDS encoding S1 RNA-binding domain-containing protein, with the protein MALEVGNIVEGTVTGIAKFGAFVELPDKSVGLVHISEVASEYVNDVNDYLKVQDKIKVKVITIDDKGKIALSIKQAQPAASQEKRQDHFHRDHEHGSAREFHHFNRRENSGDREASAPAPRNQERRSFSGGYRQQARQEAPASFEDKLSRFLKDSDERLLDLKRNVESKRGGRGARRSD; encoded by the coding sequence ATGGCTTTAGAAGTCGGCAATATCGTAGAAGGTACAGTTACAGGGATCGCGAAGTTTGGCGCATTTGTTGAGCTGCCAGACAAGAGTGTAGGCCTGGTTCACATTTCAGAAGTAGCCAGCGAATATGTGAATGATGTCAATGATTATCTGAAAGTACAGGATAAGATCAAAGTTAAGGTCATCACCATTGATGACAAAGGCAAAATTGCTTTATCCATTAAGCAGGCACAGCCTGCTGCATCGCAGGAAAAGCGTCAGGATCATTTTCACCGCGATCATGAACACGGCAGCGCCAGAGAATTCCACCATTTCAACAGAAGAGAAAATTCAGGTGATCGTGAAGCATCTGCTCCGGCACCCAGAAATCAGGAAAGGCGTTCCTTCTCCGGTGGATACCGTCAGCAGGCAAGACAGGAAGCTCCCGCTTCTTTTGAGGACAAGCTCAGCCGCTTCCTGAAAGACAGTGATGAAAGACTTCTTGATTTGAAACGTAATGTGGAATCTAAGAGGGGCGGACGCGGCGCGCGCCGTTCTGACTGA
- a CDS encoding septum formation initiator family protein encodes MLRCVFCVSVFLCIIVLGIQSYHFAQLKMQEHEIQQDMNRLTDEKEELEQKKQDLQDPKKLEQKARDELGLVKPGEMPYVK; translated from the coding sequence ATGCTGAGATGCGTTTTCTGCGTTTCAGTGTTCTTATGCATCATTGTACTAGGCATCCAGAGTTATCACTTTGCTCAGCTGAAAATGCAGGAGCATGAGATACAGCAGGACATGAACCGGCTGACGGATGAAAAGGAAGAGCTCGAGCAGAAGAAGCAGGATCTGCAGGATCCCAAGAAGCTGGAGCAGAAGGCCCGCGACGAACTCGGCCTCGTGAAACCTGGGGAAATGCCGTACGTCAAGTAG
- a CDS encoding D-alanyl-D-alanine carboxypeptidase, with product MKKLLAFLALVIVFVGAAFGVLVVMTPPPPQMEVLPPPPETKAVAAALIDGNTGEMLANKNGELKIYPASTTKILTCIIALEEGKAKLDQNVVVTPLAMGQDGTNLGVRPDMPITLHQLLYGMMLISGNDAAVVTAETVGGSYGRFVEMMNEKAKAIGAVHSHFANPNGLTNPDHYTTAEDMALISAYAMKNPDFRDIVKRKTYPMTYRNGIYRNVENRNEFLSSGYPGANGIKTGMTEAAGDCLVASAERDGRLVIVTLYNDPNRWNDTKAWLDYGFRAAKAREKYDAEMAAEPKVYKFVNQVLGREARA from the coding sequence ATGAAGAAGCTGCTGGCATTTTTAGCGCTGGTTATTGTTTTTGTGGGAGCTGCATTTGGTGTACTGGTGGTGATGACGCCGCCTCCACCGCAAATGGAAGTCCTCCCGCCTCCGCCTGAAACAAAAGCGGTCGCAGCGGCGCTGATTGATGGAAATACGGGAGAAATGCTGGCAAATAAGAACGGGGAACTGAAGATTTACCCGGCAAGCACGACGAAGATCCTGACCTGCATCATCGCCTTGGAAGAAGGAAAGGCCAAGCTCGATCAGAATGTCGTTGTCACGCCTCTTGCCATGGGGCAGGACGGAACGAACCTTGGCGTCCGCCCGGATATGCCGATCACCCTGCATCAGCTGCTCTATGGCATGATGCTCATTTCAGGAAATGATGCGGCTGTCGTGACGGCTGAAACCGTCGGAGGCTCCTACGGGCGTTTCGTAGAAATGATGAATGAAAAAGCAAAAGCAATCGGTGCTGTGCATTCTCACTTTGCCAATCCAAACGGACTGACAAATCCGGATCATTACACGACGGCAGAAGATATGGCTCTCATTTCCGCGTATGCCATGAAGAATCCGGATTTCCGTGATATCGTCAAGAGAAAGACATACCCGATGACGTACAGGAACGGCATTTACCGCAATGTGGAAAACAGGAATGAATTCCTTAGCAGCGGTTATCCGGGCGCCAACGGCATCAAGACAGGCATGACCGAAGCTGCCGGAGACTGCCTTGTCGCATCGGCAGAACGTGACGGCCGCCTTGTCATTGTGACACTCTACAATGATCCGAACCGCTGGAATGATACGAAAGCATGGCTGGATTATGGATTCCGCGCAGCCAAGGCAAGAGAGAAGTATGATGCGGAAATGGCAGCAGAACCTAAAGTATACAAGTTTGTGAACCAAGTACTGGGGAGGGAAGCTCGTGCGTAA
- a CDS encoding M48 family metallopeptidase: MKHWKRKMAAAALAAVCATGAFAAPLEVEAASVTEKILYGTAAMLFVSNYYSRMDDHNQLQLLDECQKETGVYEDPAADARVQDVYQRIRDTGTLKRDYKIYVSPQEDINAFMSLGGVMCVNKGTLDTMDDDELAYIMAHEVSHGELRHNVDGVKKRVGLITALNIYLGGDATVGQAILANVAGNYVANAVFTKDQEKQADDRGFEYTVEAGYNPGAPAAAMQVLKDKYGESSPTGLKAVLAPGNHPKTSGRINKNVKRMVKYSGDHVKVDDGWIVVNGEKAFKPAASGNYTDLERTYLTAGKLAKVYHAGNVPDAVYRGNTIYCGSLGIYTTNGSENGLEYTAALNKGIEKDRGQAVKDDFEIDETRQQLEKQKKEAAEQGSSEAEQ; encoded by the coding sequence ATGAAACACTGGAAGAGAAAAATGGCGGCTGCGGCTCTGGCAGCAGTCTGCGCAACAGGCGCATTCGCAGCTCCCCTCGAGGTTGAGGCAGCTTCCGTAACAGAGAAAATTCTCTATGGAACGGCAGCTATGCTCTTTGTTTCCAATTATTATTCGCGCATGGATGATCATAATCAGCTTCAGCTTCTGGATGAATGCCAGAAGGAAACGGGCGTCTATGAGGATCCGGCGGCAGATGCACGCGTGCAGGATGTCTATCAGAGGATCCGTGACACGGGAACGCTCAAGAGGGATTATAAGATCTACGTATCCCCGCAGGAAGACATCAATGCGTTCATGAGCCTTGGCGGCGTCATGTGCGTCAATAAGGGTACACTTGATACGATGGACGATGATGAGCTGGCTTACATCATGGCTCATGAAGTTTCGCACGGTGAGCTCCGTCATAATGTAGACGGCGTCAAGAAGAGAGTCGGCCTCATTACGGCGCTCAATATTTACCTTGGCGGTGATGCTACGGTGGGGCAGGCAATCCTTGCCAATGTCGCAGGCAACTATGTAGCGAATGCCGTATTTACGAAAGATCAGGAAAAACAGGCAGATGACAGGGGCTTTGAATATACGGTGGAAGCCGGATACAATCCGGGCGCTCCTGCAGCAGCCATGCAGGTCCTGAAGGACAAGTACGGCGAAAGCTCGCCGACCGGCCTCAAAGCAGTCCTGGCACCGGGCAATCATCCGAAAACGTCCGGCAGAATCAATAAAAATGTAAAGCGCATGGTGAAATATTCCGGAGACCATGTTAAAGTAGATGACGGTTGGATCGTCGTCAATGGAGAAAAAGCCTTCAAGCCGGCTGCTTCGGGAAATTACACTGACCTTGAAAGGACATACCTGACAGCAGGGAAACTGGCAAAGGTTTACCATGCAGGAAATGTCCCGGATGCCGTATACCGCGGCAATACGATTTACTGCGGAAGTCTTGGCATTTATACCACGAATGGCTCTGAAAACGGCCTCGAATACACGGCAGCGCTCAATAAGGGCATAGAAAAAGACCGCGGGCAGGCTGTGAAGGATGATTTCGAAATCGACGAAACCCGCCAGCAATTGGAGAAACAGAAAAAAGAAGCCGCGGAGCAGGGATCCTCTGAGGCCGAACAATAA